The Camelus dromedarius isolate mCamDro1 chromosome 1, mCamDro1.pat, whole genome shotgun sequence genome has a window encoding:
- the LOC116156313 gene encoding sterile alpha motif domain-containing protein 1, translating to MLLWFAADTPTVRPPVNHWEQQQPAHGSGCGRLASWPEARSALLFARAAERATRPTGISAVEQEGRRTGSERCPGEADCQERSSRGRRAPTCLACGIGKVPGPARGPRDDAPPLSPRRNPPNLAPFTTTPKKAGKKVPPTPTPAERRLGLAGVCSPGPARLRDPPGYAGSSPVPGAAESRTSVTWIFTRQEGATPAFPARSDWNPRSPLARAPRQVCCPVTHSSPRRSPARFPERLGEPSRREFFWLLEGAAGEEPRRWMLLSCAAHASCERSAPGRAESPEDCPPQPEGGRGERSCPAAAAGAEEAAVRAMPRRPPRRG from the exons ATGTTACTTTGGTTCGCTGCTGACACGCCGACTGTGCGCCCGCCTGTCAATCACTGGGAGCAGCAACAGCCAGCACATGGCAGCGGGTGCGGGCGGCTGGCGAGCTGGCCAGAGGCCCGCTCCGCTCTACTCTTCGCCCGGGCGGCGGAACGCGCTACGCGTCCAA CAGGCATTTCGGCCGTGGAACAGGAGGGTCGGAGGACTGGGAGTGAGCGCTGCCCGGGAGAGGCTGACTGCCAGGAGCGGAGTTCCCGGGGACGCCGTGCCCCCACTTGCCTAGCGTGCGGGATTGGGAAAGTGCCTGGACCTGCGCGGGGGCCAAGGGACGACGCCCCGCCTCTTTCCCCGAGGAGGAACCCCCCAAACCTCGCTCCCTTCACCACCACCCCTAAAAAAGCGGGTAAAAaagtcccacccacccccaccccggcggAGCGGCGGCTTGGCCTCGCAGGCGTGTGCTCCCCGGGGCCTGCGCGGCTCCGTGACCCGCCCGGGTACGCCGGTTCGAGCCCCGTCCCGGGCGCCGCGGAGTCTCGAACGTCCGTGACGTGGATTTTCACGCGTCAGGAAGGCGCCACTCCTGCGTTTCCCGCGAGGAGCGACTGGAACCCGAGAAGCCCTCTCGCCCGAGCACCGCGACAGGTCTGCTGCCCCGTCACGCACTCTTCTCCCCGCCGCTCCCCAGCTCGCTTTCCAGAGAGACTCGGAGAGCCCTCCCGCAGGGAATTTTTCTGGCTCTTGGAAGGGGCTGCAGGAGAAGAGCCCCGGAGGTGGATGTTACTGAGCTGCGCGGCGCACGCGAGCTGTGAGAGGTCTGCGCCGGGCCGCGCGGAGTCTCCGGAGGATTGTCCCCCGCAGCCGGAAGGGGGCCGCGGGGAGCGCTCCTGCcctgcggcggcggcgggggcggaggAGGCCGCAGTTCGGGCCATGCCTCGCCGTCCGCCCCGCCGCGGTTGA